In one window of Rhodoglobus vestalii DNA:
- a CDS encoding metal ABC transporter permease codes for MNPLDFLIEPLSYEFMVRAMATSVIAAIVCAVLSCWLVLVGWSLMGDAVSHAVLPGVVLAYVVGAPFALGAIVFGFLAVALIGIIRNTSRIKEDAVIGIVFTTLFALGLVLISVTPSQTDLNHIIFGNLLGVSSAELLQVIILGAVTFSILIFKRRDFTLYAFDAVHAHAIGLNPKVLGAALLGLIALTSVVALQAVGVILVVAMLIIPGATAYLLTDRFSRMLVLAPTISAFCAVAGLYLSYYLDTSSGGMIVLAEGAVFALVYLFSPTQGVIGKYLTSRRRRQTVSK; via the coding sequence GTGAACCCGCTCGATTTTCTGATTGAACCACTCAGCTATGAGTTCATGGTTCGTGCGATGGCCACGAGTGTTATCGCCGCCATCGTCTGTGCCGTTCTCTCGTGCTGGCTTGTGCTCGTGGGGTGGTCGCTGATGGGGGATGCGGTGTCGCACGCCGTGCTTCCCGGGGTGGTGCTCGCCTATGTGGTGGGTGCGCCGTTTGCGCTCGGGGCCATCGTCTTCGGGTTTCTGGCCGTCGCGCTGATCGGCATCATCAGAAATACCAGCCGAATTAAGGAGGATGCCGTAATCGGCATTGTTTTTACGACGCTTTTTGCACTCGGGCTGGTCTTGATTTCGGTGACCCCATCGCAGACGGATCTGAACCACATCATCTTCGGCAACCTGCTCGGGGTTTCGTCTGCCGAACTTCTTCAGGTGATCATTTTGGGTGCGGTGACGTTCAGCATCCTGATTTTCAAGAGACGGGACTTCACCCTCTACGCGTTCGATGCGGTCCACGCTCATGCGATTGGGCTGAATCCGAAGGTCTTGGGGGCGGCGCTTCTGGGGCTTATCGCACTCACTTCGGTGGTGGCGTTGCAGGCGGTCGGGGTGATTCTGGTGGTGGCCATGCTGATCATTCCTGGCGCCACCGCGTACTTGCTGACCGATCGTTTTTCGCGGATGCTCGTGCTTGCCCCCACGATCTCGGCGTTCTGTGCGGTTGCGGGGCTCTACTTGAGTTATTACCTCGATACATCATCGGGCGGAATGATTGTGCTCGCTGAGGGTGCGGTGTTTGCGCTGGTGTACCTCTTTAGCCCGACGCAGGGTGTTATCGGCAAGTACCTCACGAGTCGTCGGCGGCGGCAGACAGTCTCTAAATAA
- a CDS encoding cryptochrome/photolyase family protein, whose protein sequence is MSRNENRPSIVWLRNDLRLADNPALTAAASENRPLVVVYVHDETGDGIRPLGSASKWWLHHSLTALDAALQKLGGQLTLRSGPATQVLPALVQELDAASVHWNRRYSSARDIDAGLKSSLREQGLAVESHPGNLLHEPWHVRNGQGEAYKVFTPYWRAAQELAVRDLLPQPKRTELRWPDAAPVSDELAEWSLLPTHPDWAGGLRDTWTPGEGGAVDRLESFVIERLVNYHRRDEPAVDATSGLSPHLRFGEISPTQIWDRLRGSGAETVPTSALKNAAKFLSEVGWREFSATQLFDNPRLAVDNYRPAFDAFPWGYTVDQIGAVDEPAGVAEVEAWRRGRTGVPLVDAGMRELWHTGTMHNRVRMVVASFLIKNLLIDWRAGEQWFWDTLVDADDASNPANWQWVAGSGADAAPYFRVFNPVLQQNKFDPAGEYVARWVPELGTADYPEPIVDLRETRREALEAYDAVKAAAAS, encoded by the coding sequence GTGAGTAGAAACGAGAACCGGCCCTCCATCGTGTGGTTGCGAAACGACCTGCGACTAGCCGACAACCCCGCGCTCACTGCCGCCGCGAGCGAAAACCGACCACTCGTCGTTGTTTATGTACACGACGAAACCGGCGACGGCATCCGGCCACTGGGATCGGCAAGCAAGTGGTGGTTGCACCACAGTCTTACCGCCCTGGATGCCGCCCTGCAGAAACTGGGTGGCCAATTGACCCTGCGAAGCGGCCCGGCAACGCAAGTTCTGCCCGCGCTGGTGCAGGAGCTCGACGCCGCCTCGGTGCACTGGAACCGCCGTTATAGCTCAGCCCGCGATATTGATGCCGGGCTCAAGTCGAGCCTGCGCGAACAGGGCCTCGCCGTTGAGAGCCACCCGGGAAACCTGCTGCACGAACCCTGGCACGTGCGAAACGGTCAGGGCGAGGCCTACAAAGTGTTCACCCCCTACTGGCGGGCAGCGCAAGAGCTGGCCGTGCGTGACCTGCTGCCCCAGCCGAAGCGCACCGAACTGCGGTGGCCAGACGCTGCCCCCGTCAGCGACGAACTCGCCGAGTGGAGCCTGCTGCCGACCCACCCTGACTGGGCTGGCGGACTGCGCGACACGTGGACACCCGGTGAGGGCGGCGCAGTCGATCGCCTCGAAAGCTTTGTGATCGAACGGCTCGTCAACTATCACCGCCGTGACGAACCCGCCGTTGATGCCACCAGCGGGCTCAGTCCGCACCTGCGGTTTGGCGAGATCAGTCCGACCCAGATTTGGGATCGTCTGCGCGGCAGCGGCGCAGAAACGGTGCCCACCTCAGCGCTGAAGAATGCAGCAAAATTCTTGAGTGAGGTGGGCTGGCGCGAATTTTCGGCCACCCAACTCTTCGACAACCCGCGCCTTGCGGTCGACAACTACCGGCCCGCCTTTGACGCATTCCCGTGGGGTTACACCGTCGACCAGATCGGTGCCGTCGACGAACCCGCGGGCGTTGCCGAAGTCGAAGCGTGGCGGCGCGGCCGCACCGGCGTACCCCTCGTCGATGCAGGCATGCGCGAACTCTGGCACACCGGCACCATGCACAATCGCGTGCGCATGGTCGTGGCAAGCTTTCTGATCAAAAATCTGCTCATCGACTGGCGCGCCGGAGAGCAGTGGTTCTGGGACACCCTCGTCGACGCTGACGACGCCAGCAATCCCGCCAACTGGCAGTGGGTTGCCGGATCTGGTGCGGATGCCGCCCCCTACTTTCGTGTCTTCAACCCGGTGCTGCAACAAAACAAGTTCGACCCCGCCGGCGAATACGTTGCCCGCTGGGTTCCGGAGTTGGGCACCGCCGACTACCCGGAGCCGATCGTCGACCTGCGCGAAACTCGCCGGGAAGCCCTCGAAGCGTACGACGCCGTGAAAGCTGCCGCCGCATCCTGA
- a CDS encoding AMP-binding protein, with product MTITHTETKALNLARGSDQHTALITDDGDLSYDDLRERVAARRDELGATRRLVLIEASAALEPVVTYLASLEAGHPVLLVEPTVQASDGGPSSDFEPIINRADALIDRFDPDVIARVDNNQWMLHEARPGTRHELHPDLAMLASTSGSTGSPKVVRLSRENVLSNASAISEYLELGAHDRAITTLPLHYCYGLSVLNSHLVAGASVRLTSRSVVEAELWDDFEAVQATSFAGVPYTFELLEKTEFLSRELPSLRYVTQAGGRLDPERARKFIQLGRHRGFDFITMYGQTEATARMAYVPSDLAETAVGTIGVPIPGGQFRIDSPPSSDVGELVYTGPNVMMGYGHGTQDLALGVSTTELRTGDLARQRDDGLYEIVGRSNRLAKIYGLRIDLDHVEQQLDAVGLSVKAVSSAERLKLFVTTERKCAPVADYATSQWGLPAHSVEVHVVAEFPRTPSGKTDTVALLRFANSRSAAFASPAADHTAETLRARIAHLLGTPHAVIGDSFADLGGDSLSYVEVSLHLEELVGVLPRTWPTMSMVELAEYGAQRRAVPSREIPRSRRRLTRIEVPIVLRAVAIVLIVATHGDLFFLQGGAHLLLVIAGYNLARFHLTNRSDRLRTRAMLASVASLAIPAIVWIGCVTLVASAYATATVFLVNNFVGSPQWTSEWRYWFLEAMLWSILLVVVLLAIPAVRRWERRWPFAFALAILALTLVVRTVALGGVHAEGTEMYALSTVAWCIALGWVIARIATRTQRLLVSALSVVCVISFFGQPLRAAIVIGGVLLLLWVTSLPAPRWLVGIIATLAGASFFTYLTHWQVYPGIETYSPLLATLASLVVGLLVWKFYTFIVSRARTLVRKATTDRAQRHHQPLGL from the coding sequence ATGACGATCACCCACACCGAAACCAAAGCCCTGAACCTTGCTCGCGGTTCAGACCAGCACACCGCACTCATCACCGACGATGGCGATCTAAGCTACGACGATCTTCGCGAGCGCGTCGCCGCTCGACGAGACGAACTGGGGGCCACCCGCAGGCTAGTGCTGATCGAAGCATCCGCAGCACTGGAGCCGGTCGTCACGTACCTCGCATCCCTGGAAGCCGGGCATCCGGTGTTGCTGGTTGAACCCACAGTGCAGGCCTCCGATGGTGGCCCATCATCCGATTTCGAGCCCATCATCAACCGTGCTGACGCCCTCATCGACCGCTTCGATCCCGACGTCATTGCACGCGTTGACAACAACCAGTGGATGCTGCACGAAGCACGCCCGGGAACGCGGCATGAGCTTCATCCTGACCTTGCCATGCTCGCCAGCACCTCCGGATCAACAGGGTCACCCAAAGTGGTGCGTCTTTCCCGAGAAAATGTGCTGTCGAATGCTTCCGCAATCTCTGAGTACCTCGAGCTTGGCGCCCACGATCGGGCTATAACTACACTGCCGCTGCACTACTGCTACGGGTTATCGGTGCTCAATAGCCACCTCGTTGCCGGCGCATCGGTGCGCTTGACGTCACGTTCGGTGGTTGAGGCCGAGCTATGGGATGACTTCGAGGCGGTGCAGGCGACATCGTTTGCGGGAGTTCCGTACACCTTTGAGCTGCTCGAAAAGACTGAGTTCCTGTCGCGCGAGCTGCCGTCGCTGCGCTATGTCACCCAGGCGGGAGGAAGACTCGATCCCGAACGGGCCCGCAAATTCATTCAGCTGGGCCGCCATCGTGGATTCGACTTCATCACTATGTATGGGCAGACAGAGGCAACGGCACGAATGGCTTATGTGCCGAGTGACCTGGCGGAAACCGCTGTGGGCACTATCGGCGTGCCCATCCCCGGGGGGCAGTTTCGCATCGACTCACCGCCATCGTCGGATGTTGGTGAACTTGTCTACACCGGGCCCAACGTGATGATGGGCTACGGACACGGTACCCAAGATCTCGCGTTGGGTGTCAGCACAACAGAGCTTCGTACCGGAGATCTTGCTCGACAGCGCGACGATGGGCTCTACGAAATTGTGGGGCGCAGCAATCGCCTTGCCAAGATTTACGGACTCCGCATCGATCTCGATCATGTCGAGCAGCAACTCGACGCTGTTGGCCTCAGTGTGAAAGCGGTCAGTAGCGCCGAACGGCTGAAGCTCTTTGTGACCACGGAACGAAAATGCGCACCGGTCGCCGACTATGCAACCTCACAGTGGGGCTTACCCGCTCATTCTGTGGAGGTGCATGTGGTCGCTGAGTTCCCGCGCACTCCCAGCGGCAAAACTGACACGGTTGCCCTGCTGCGTTTCGCCAATAGCCGCAGCGCTGCGTTCGCCAGCCCCGCCGCAGACCACACCGCCGAGACTCTGAGAGCGCGCATCGCCCACCTCTTGGGAACTCCGCACGCCGTCATCGGTGACTCGTTTGCCGATCTCGGGGGCGACTCACTGAGCTATGTTGAAGTTTCACTGCACTTGGAAGAGTTGGTGGGGGTGCTGCCGCGCACCTGGCCCACAATGTCGATGGTCGAGCTCGCGGAGTATGGTGCTCAACGCCGGGCGGTACCGAGTAGGGAGATTCCGCGTTCGCGACGCCGATTGACTCGCATCGAAGTTCCCATTGTGCTCCGCGCGGTGGCGATCGTGCTCATCGTCGCGACCCACGGCGATCTCTTCTTTTTGCAGGGCGGTGCCCATCTCTTGTTGGTGATCGCCGGTTATAACCTGGCACGTTTTCACCTCACGAATCGGTCTGATCGACTACGCACCCGGGCCATGCTTGCCAGCGTTGCCTCGCTCGCGATCCCCGCGATTGTCTGGATTGGTTGTGTGACGCTCGTGGCTAGTGCGTACGCCACCGCCACGGTCTTCTTGGTCAACAACTTCGTAGGCAGCCCGCAGTGGACCTCCGAGTGGCGCTACTGGTTTCTCGAAGCGATGCTCTGGTCAATCCTGCTGGTCGTAGTACTTCTTGCCATCCCCGCGGTGCGCCGGTGGGAGCGGCGATGGCCGTTTGCGTTCGCACTCGCGATCTTGGCACTGACGCTCGTGGTTAGAACGGTTGCTCTGGGGGGAGTTCACGCGGAGGGCACCGAAATGTATGCGCTCTCGACGGTCGCGTGGTGCATCGCGTTGGGATGGGTGATCGCGCGGATCGCCACGAGAACGCAGCGCCTGCTCGTGTCGGCACTCAGCGTTGTGTGTGTGATCAGTTTCTTCGGGCAACCCCTGCGTGCGGCGATCGTCATCGGCGGTGTGCTGCTGTTGCTGTGGGTCACGTCACTTCCCGCCCCGCGCTGGCTGGTGGGAATCATTGCGACGCTCGCCGGCGCTTCCTTCTTCACCTACCTCACGCACTGGCAGGTTTACCCGGGCATCGAAACGTACTCGCCACTACTGGCAACGCTTGCCTCACTTGTCGTGGGGCTTCTGGTGTGGAAGTTTTACACCTTTATCGTGAGTCGCGCGCGCACCCTGGTCAGGAAAGCGACGACGGATAGAGCACAGCGCCACCATCAACCTCTAGGCCTATGA
- a CDS encoding ABC transporter permease, whose translation MTRTSRATRASTTTTTPPSPGLLVVVVVLAIGMLIPVGYVIEATARIGLDELGALLLRPRVGELLTNTVLIVLLAVPLTIVLGVGSAWLVERTDLPGRRFFAVLCVAPLAIPSFVSSYGWASIVPSIQGLGGGLLVATLAYYPLVYLPALATLRGLNPSLEESARSLGLTEGAILLRVVIPQLRLAILGGGLIVALHLLAEYGAFAFIRFDTFTTAIVVAYQSTFAGPSAASLGIVLALLSIIVLAIEATARGRARYAYVGSSSATQAQPIALGRFTPVAILSVTALGALATVVPMASVIRWSFAAKPDMLDGLWRALVDTSLLSLSGAVGAVLVALPIAWLATRHPSRLSKTLEGGYSIASSLPAIIVALALVTVTLNVAPAIYQTAATVTAAYVIIFLPRALVTLRAGLAQVPESLEEAARALGTPPLLARLRVTLPLLLPAIAAAGALVALGAANELTATLLLAPTGTRTLATQFWSAASSIDYPGAAPYAITLVLLSIPAVALLFAQTGSKAR comes from the coding sequence GTGACACGAACGTCACGCGCTACGCGAGCATCCACAACGACAACGACACCGCCCTCACCGGGACTGCTCGTTGTCGTTGTGGTACTCGCTATCGGGATGCTGATACCGGTCGGCTACGTAATTGAAGCCACCGCGCGGATCGGTCTCGATGAACTCGGGGCACTACTACTGCGACCTCGGGTAGGTGAACTCCTCACCAATACCGTCCTGATCGTTCTCCTGGCGGTCCCACTCACCATCGTGCTCGGAGTCGGAAGTGCGTGGCTCGTCGAACGCACCGACCTGCCCGGCAGACGCTTCTTCGCAGTGCTGTGTGTCGCACCCCTGGCCATCCCCTCCTTCGTCAGCAGCTACGGATGGGCGAGCATCGTGCCCTCCATTCAGGGACTCGGCGGTGGGCTCCTTGTCGCAACACTTGCCTACTATCCGCTGGTCTACCTCCCCGCCCTCGCCACCCTGCGGGGCCTCAATCCCAGCCTCGAAGAAAGCGCACGATCGTTAGGGCTCACCGAGGGGGCAATTCTCCTCAGGGTCGTCATCCCCCAGCTTCGCCTAGCCATTCTGGGTGGGGGTCTCATCGTTGCACTCCACCTCCTGGCAGAATACGGCGCCTTCGCCTTCATCCGGTTCGACACCTTCACGACCGCAATCGTTGTCGCCTACCAGTCAACATTTGCCGGGCCCTCAGCGGCCTCACTCGGTATCGTTCTCGCACTGCTGAGCATCATCGTGCTGGCCATCGAAGCCACCGCGCGCGGACGCGCCCGCTACGCTTACGTTGGATCGAGTAGCGCCACCCAAGCCCAGCCCATCGCCCTGGGAAGGTTCACCCCGGTCGCGATCCTCTCCGTCACCGCCCTGGGCGCGCTGGCCACAGTCGTTCCCATGGCCAGCGTCATCCGGTGGTCTTTCGCCGCGAAACCCGACATGCTCGACGGCCTCTGGCGCGCGCTCGTAGACACCTCTCTACTCTCGCTCAGTGGTGCAGTGGGGGCGGTTCTCGTCGCACTCCCGATAGCGTGGCTCGCGACACGGCACCCATCACGCCTCAGCAAAACTCTCGAAGGCGGCTACTCAATCGCCAGCAGCCTTCCCGCAATCATTGTGGCGCTGGCATTGGTCACGGTGACGCTCAATGTTGCGCCGGCGATTTACCAGACCGCGGCAACCGTAACGGCGGCCTACGTCATCATCTTCCTCCCGCGGGCGCTGGTGACCCTCCGTGCCGGATTGGCTCAGGTGCCAGAGTCACTGGAAGAAGCAGCCCGTGCGCTGGGAACCCCACCGCTACTGGCACGGTTGCGAGTAACACTCCCATTGCTGCTTCCCGCGATAGCGGCAGCCGGTGCCCTTGTCGCGCTGGGAGCAGCCAACGAATTGACCGCCACACTCTTGCTCGCACCCACCGGCACGCGAACGCTCGCGACCCAGTTCTGGTCGGCCGCCTCATCCATCGACTACCCCGGTGCAGCCCCCTACGCCATCACGCTGGTGCTACTCTCGATTCCCGCTGTGGCTCTACTTTTTGCGCAGACCGGGAGTAAAGCACGGTGA
- a CDS encoding metal ABC transporter ATP-binding protein: MGPTGGEPRGGAAASVPAIAVENVTVHYGDVRALDAVNFSIAPGRICGLIGMNGSGKSTLFRTITGMIRPDRGTVTLGGMTPARARSAGAIGYVPQSEEVDWAFPISVRDVVMMGRYGHMGPTRRARAADRAAVAEALERVELTDLADRQIGQLSGGQKKRAFVARGIAQGAEILLLDEPFAGVDKRSEATITALLRQLADDGATVFVSTHDLNALPALADEAILLMRSVIMHSTPTEILKPTNLARAFGLDVLNPGTAP, translated from the coding sequence TTGGGGCCGACGGGGGGTGAACCGCGCGGCGGTGCTGCGGCATCCGTTCCCGCTATTGCTGTGGAGAACGTCACGGTCCATTACGGTGACGTTCGTGCTCTCGACGCTGTCAATTTCTCAATCGCTCCCGGCCGCATTTGTGGGCTGATTGGCATGAATGGTTCGGGCAAGTCGACGCTGTTCAGAACCATCACCGGCATGATTCGGCCGGATCGTGGAACCGTCACTCTGGGCGGTATGACCCCGGCTCGTGCGCGCTCGGCGGGAGCTATTGGATATGTTCCGCAGAGTGAAGAAGTGGATTGGGCCTTCCCGATTTCGGTGAGAGATGTGGTCATGATGGGCCGTTATGGCCACATGGGGCCCACGCGGCGGGCTCGAGCGGCTGACCGTGCCGCGGTAGCCGAAGCTCTGGAACGCGTGGAACTCACTGATCTCGCCGACCGCCAGATTGGTCAACTCTCTGGCGGCCAAAAGAAGCGCGCTTTCGTTGCCCGTGGCATTGCTCAGGGCGCCGAGATTCTCTTGCTCGATGAACCATTCGCGGGGGTCGATAAGCGCTCAGAGGCGACCATCACAGCACTGTTGCGGCAACTGGCGGATGACGGGGCGACCGTGTTCGTTTCTACTCACGATCTCAACGCGCTGCCTGCGCTCGCGGATGAGGCGATCCTGCTGATGCGTTCGGTGATCATGCACTCTACGCCCACCGAAATCCTCAAGCCGACGAATCTTGCGCGAGCGTTTGGGCTGGACGTTCTCAACCCGGGAACTGCACCGTGA
- a CDS encoding ABC transporter ATP-binding protein, protein MKLSINNVGKSFGTTPVVTNVSLDVPQGSRTAIVGSSGCGKTTLLRLIAGFIKPDSGEISLGDRIIAAPGHSVPAHRRGIGYVAQDGALFPHLSVVANIGFGLPRAGRIERIGEVMKLASLDESLGARYPHQLSGGQQQRVALARALAPRPEVVLLDEPFSALDTGLRGQTRAAVITALERSGTTTVLVTHDQEEALSFGDGVAVMITGALPQSGSPETVFSDPVSADVAALLGCAVLLPAARKGSDVETPLGVLRVRHDHATGAASVAAMIRPAQVSLSDTHSHCSAAVTGLRQMGPTAVVSLVTEGSHPTAISLSVPTRQTQSLVVGAVIGLEVDGGAVLYPSSLS, encoded by the coding sequence GTGAAGCTCAGCATCAACAATGTCGGAAAATCGTTCGGCACAACGCCCGTTGTGACCAACGTCTCTCTCGACGTGCCCCAGGGGTCACGCACAGCCATCGTCGGGTCTTCGGGATGCGGCAAGACGACACTTCTGCGTCTTATTGCAGGCTTCATTAAGCCGGATTCGGGCGAGATCTCTCTGGGCGACCGCATCATCGCCGCCCCCGGGCACAGCGTGCCAGCACACCGACGAGGTATCGGATATGTGGCTCAGGATGGTGCACTCTTTCCCCACCTATCGGTCGTCGCGAACATTGGGTTCGGTCTGCCCCGCGCCGGGCGAATTGAGCGCATCGGTGAAGTGATGAAACTGGCCTCGCTCGATGAGAGTCTCGGCGCACGCTATCCCCACCAGCTTTCAGGTGGTCAGCAGCAGCGGGTTGCTCTCGCCCGCGCCCTCGCACCCCGGCCCGAGGTGGTGCTGCTCGATGAGCCATTCAGCGCGCTCGATACCGGATTGCGTGGACAAACACGGGCGGCCGTGATCACCGCGCTGGAACGCAGCGGCACCACCACCGTGCTGGTGACCCACGATCAGGAAGAAGCCCTCTCCTTCGGTGATGGGGTCGCCGTAATGATCACGGGGGCGCTCCCGCAATCAGGATCTCCTGAGACCGTGTTCAGCGACCCAGTTTCTGCTGACGTTGCCGCTCTCTTGGGCTGCGCCGTGCTACTGCCGGCTGCACGAAAAGGCAGCGATGTCGAGACCCCTTTGGGCGTGCTGAGAGTACGACACGACCACGCGACAGGGGCAGCATCGGTGGCAGCAATGATCCGCCCGGCCCAGGTTTCGCTGTCTGACACGCACTCCCACTGCAGTGCGGCGGTGACTGGTCTGCGCCAGATGGGTCCCACCGCTGTGGTGTCTCTGGTGACGGAAGGCTCACACCCGACCGCGATCTCGCTCAGCGTTCCTACCCGTCAGACGCAGTCGCTAGTAGTGGGTGCCGTCATAGGCCTAGAGGTTGATGGTGGCGCTGTGCTCTATCCGTCGTCGCTTTCCTGA
- a CDS encoding iron ABC transporter substrate-binding protein, whose product MRKLLTITATIAATGLLLSGCAAGGSDSASTEDVVAEASDEALVVYNAQHEQLTEEWVEEFTAQTGIEVVLRNGGDSELGNQLVAEGEASRADVFLTENSPAMSLVENEGLFAPVDAETLALVPEQYRPASGMWTGIAARSTVFVYNPELLYESELPTSILDLQNPEWMGSWGGAPAGADFQAIVSAILETQGTEATAEWLEGMKENATIYRNNIVTMKAVNAGEVAGGIIYHYYWFRDSDAEGENSGNTKLHYFGNEDPGAFVSVSGGGVLASSDNADKAQQFLAFLAGADGQKILGEGYSFEYPVGSEVDARDPLPALDSLNAPVVDPSSLNSPEVLKLMMQAGLL is encoded by the coding sequence GTGAGAAAACTGCTGACGATCACCGCGACCATCGCCGCAACAGGCCTACTGCTGAGCGGATGCGCTGCCGGCGGTAGCGACAGCGCTAGCACTGAGGATGTGGTCGCAGAAGCTAGCGATGAAGCACTCGTGGTCTATAACGCCCAGCACGAACAGCTCACTGAAGAATGGGTGGAGGAATTTACCGCTCAGACCGGAATCGAAGTAGTGCTGCGTAATGGCGGCGACAGCGAGCTCGGCAATCAGCTGGTGGCAGAGGGTGAAGCATCCCGTGCTGATGTGTTTCTCACTGAGAACTCACCCGCCATGTCACTGGTCGAAAATGAGGGGCTTTTCGCACCGGTAGATGCCGAAACCCTTGCACTGGTTCCCGAACAGTACCGGCCCGCCAGTGGAATGTGGACCGGTATTGCCGCGCGCTCCACCGTTTTCGTCTACAACCCCGAACTGCTTTACGAATCCGAACTCCCCACATCCATCCTCGATCTGCAGAATCCTGAATGGATGGGCAGCTGGGGTGGAGCACCCGCTGGCGCAGATTTTCAAGCGATAGTCTCCGCAATTCTGGAGACCCAAGGCACTGAAGCTACCGCCGAGTGGCTAGAGGGAATGAAAGAAAACGCCACGATCTACCGCAACAACATTGTGACCATGAAGGCCGTAAATGCCGGCGAAGTAGCAGGGGGCATCATCTATCACTACTACTGGTTCCGCGACTCCGATGCTGAGGGAGAAAACAGTGGCAACACAAAGCTGCACTACTTTGGCAATGAAGATCCCGGAGCGTTCGTCAGCGTCTCTGGTGGCGGCGTGCTGGCATCAAGCGATAACGCCGACAAAGCACAACAGTTTCTCGCGTTTCTCGCCGGCGCCGACGGTCAAAAGATTCTCGGCGAAGGCTACAGCTTCGAATATCCGGTCGGCAGCGAAGTTGATGCAAGAGATCCCCTACCGGCACTCGATTCACTCAACGCCCCCGTCGTCGACCCATCATCACTGAATAGTCCTGAAGTGCTCAAACTCATGATGCAAGCGGGCCTCCTCTGA
- a CDS encoding metal-dependent transcriptional regulator, with protein sequence MSVTQLSASAQNYLKTVWTLTEWSDAPVTATVIAERTGFTLSSVSDAVRRLTEQGFIDHAPYASIALTATGRAHAVAMVRRHRLIESFLVSVLGYTWDQVHDEAENLEHAVSDFMVERMDAFLEHPTRDPHGDPIPSADGVVMMPDAVQLSRVAPGSTVVVERISDGDPALLKYFEECGIVVDARLSIAAGEPYSDALSVSVAAQTSPVSLGRAASAALYVSGGTVIDAVVL encoded by the coding sequence ATGTCGGTCACGCAACTATCTGCCAGCGCCCAGAACTATCTCAAAACGGTGTGGACCCTCACCGAGTGGTCAGATGCCCCGGTCACGGCAACCGTGATTGCCGAACGAACCGGATTCACCCTCTCCAGCGTCTCGGATGCCGTGCGCCGCCTCACCGAACAGGGCTTTATTGATCACGCCCCCTACGCCTCAATCGCACTCACCGCCACCGGTCGGGCACACGCTGTCGCGATGGTGCGCCGCCACCGCCTCATCGAATCCTTTCTTGTGAGCGTTCTTGGCTACACCTGGGATCAGGTGCATGATGAGGCCGAGAACCTCGAACATGCGGTGTCAGATTTCATGGTTGAGCGCATGGATGCGTTCTTAGAACACCCCACCCGCGACCCCCACGGAGACCCCATCCCGAGCGCAGATGGTGTCGTGATGATGCCGGATGCCGTGCAACTGAGCAGAGTCGCCCCCGGTAGCACCGTGGTCGTGGAGCGAATCTCTGACGGTGACCCGGCGCTGCTCAAATATTTCGAAGAGTGTGGGATTGTTGTCGACGCGCGCTTGAGTATCGCCGCCGGCGAGCCCTACTCGGATGCCCTCAGCGTGAGCGTCGCGGCACAGACGTCCCCCGTTTCTCTCGGGCGCGCTGCGAGCGCCGCGCTGTATGTTTCGGGCGGCACTGTGATTGATGCCGTTGTCCTGTGA